A window from Leptothermofonsia sichuanensis E412 encodes these proteins:
- a CDS encoding CHASE domain-containing protein, translating into MTLLRRHLPLWVTLAMGVGLSVGAAVFVGRWEFTSNQTRFQKQIENLTTVLQRSLNRYTDVLVSISDYYTANQLRVGRQEFGRFVQRSLRSYPGIRALEWAPLVPHADRPTYEKQMQAEGYPNFQIKQLADETRLVTAADRPFYVPVTYIEPFTGNEAALGYDLNSNATRAAAIQIAQDTGESTATGRIRLVQEKQDQFGFLVFLPVYQAKPASAPSLNTPPLAGFLLGVFRVADVVEESLQSLSNEIDFVLYDQNAEPETQFLGFYEAAQKRVVVSGNLPEGQRLPDSRGKINCPQGVDCTRLLEVGQRQWQIVFLPAFQSPARVSYGAIATLLIGLLLTGSLVLFLHTLSQKLVRTQELSELKLRLFSMASHELRTPLSTILLSSESMLVNHDYLTEAQKQKNI; encoded by the coding sequence TTGACTCTTCTTCGTCGCCATTTGCCCCTCTGGGTCACGCTGGCAATGGGAGTGGGCCTGTCCGTGGGGGCGGCAGTTTTTGTTGGACGGTGGGAGTTTACCAGTAACCAGACCCGGTTTCAGAAACAGATTGAAAACCTGACGACGGTTCTTCAGCGCAGCCTGAATCGCTATACCGATGTACTGGTATCGATCAGCGACTACTACACGGCCAACCAGTTGCGTGTCGGGCGGCAGGAGTTTGGCAGATTTGTACAGCGATCGCTCCGTTCCTATCCGGGAATTCGGGCACTAGAATGGGCACCGCTGGTGCCCCATGCTGACCGTCCTACCTATGAAAAGCAGATGCAGGCGGAAGGCTACCCCAACTTTCAAATTAAGCAACTGGCTGATGAAACCCGTTTAGTGACTGCGGCTGACCGTCCTTTCTATGTTCCGGTGACTTACATTGAACCCTTCACTGGCAATGAAGCAGCCCTGGGATATGATCTGAATTCCAATGCTACCCGGGCAGCCGCAATTCAAATTGCTCAGGATACGGGTGAAAGCACAGCTACGGGACGAATTCGCTTAGTCCAGGAAAAGCAAGATCAGTTCGGCTTTCTGGTTTTTTTGCCGGTGTATCAAGCCAAACCCGCCAGTGCTCCCAGCCTGAATACCCCACCTCTGGCAGGATTCTTGCTCGGAGTGTTTCGTGTAGCCGATGTGGTGGAGGAATCATTGCAGAGCTTGAGCAATGAGATTGACTTTGTTCTCTATGACCAGAATGCAGAACCAGAAACCCAATTTCTGGGATTCTACGAGGCGGCACAGAAACGGGTCGTCGTATCGGGTAACCTGCCGGAAGGTCAACGCCTTCCTGACAGTCGGGGGAAGATCAACTGTCCCCAGGGCGTTGATTGCACACGCTTGCTTGAAGTGGGCCAGCGACAGTGGCAAATCGTGTTTTTGCCCGCTTTCCAGAGTCCAGCCAGGGTCAGCTATGGAGCGATCGCCACCCTGCTCATCGGGCTGTTGCTGACAGGCAGCCTGGTGCTGTTTTTGCACACCCTCAGCCAGAAATTAGTCAGAACTCAGGAATTGAGTGAACTCAAATTGCGTCTGTTTTCTATGGCATCCCATGAACTGCGTACCCCGTTAAGCACCATTCTGCTGTCTTCGGAATCCATGCTGGTTAACCACGACTACCTGACGGAAGCACAGAAACAAAAAAATATCTAG
- the pheT gene encoding phenylalanine--tRNA ligase subunit beta — MRISLNWLKELVDINMTPEELADLLTMAGFEVEDIEDRRTWADGVVVGKVLKCEPHPNADKLRVCQVDIGADAPSNIVCGAPNVKADLYVPVATLGTYLPKVDLKIKPAKLRGVPSEGMICSLAELGLAKESAGIHSFTGDALQPGSDARPLLGLDDVILDLTSTANRADALSMVGIAREIAALTGVPLKLPQPTQFSIPPGKGSLSLKISEAKACPTYIGTVIEQVTIAPSPLWLQQRLQALGIRPINNVVDATNYILLEWGQPLHAFDRDRLVAVSQKKGTLQIGVRFAEAGETLKTLDGQERSLTDQALLITAHNHPVALAGVMGGEETEVFDGTRNLMLEAAYFDAAAIRRSARSQGLRTEASARYERGVNQAELELACRRALELITELAGGAIAAQAVADAGNQTSFTRSIELRLDRVNQVLGPVLVGEEIGELQPPEVERILIALGCSVSPTASERVWTVSVPPYRYRDLEREIDLIEEIARVYGYNNFCDTLPDKTEPGYLTIEQSLTRKLREVLRAVGLTEVTHYSLGKPEGDRQIVLSNPLFTEYSALRTDLMSGLIDAFQYNLEQGNGPLNAFEIGRVFWSEEDGLTEAEAVGGILGGDPTRGKWRQAGREQPITWFDAKGMLESVFTRLGITVEYQPDRRDSRLHPGRTASLWVRGTRLGTFGQLHPQLRQERGLPDEVYVFELDMDVLLDEMDQGDSLVPLYKPYSTYPPSDRDIAFFVSTQVSVAELERLITKTGRGLLESVELFDEYRGENVPEGQRSLAFRLVYRADDRTLTDEDIEPVHQKVREALVEKFRVDLRS; from the coding sequence ATGCGGATCTCTCTGAACTGGCTGAAGGAACTGGTTGACATTAACATGACCCCGGAAGAGTTGGCAGATCTGCTGACGATGGCCGGGTTTGAGGTCGAAGACATTGAAGACCGACGCACCTGGGCAGATGGGGTTGTAGTGGGCAAGGTGCTGAAGTGTGAGCCTCACCCCAATGCTGACAAACTCCGGGTCTGCCAGGTAGACATTGGTGCCGACGCGCCTTCCAATATTGTGTGTGGTGCGCCCAATGTTAAAGCCGACCTCTATGTCCCCGTGGCCACCCTGGGCACCTACCTGCCCAAGGTTGACCTCAAGATCAAGCCTGCAAAACTGCGGGGAGTGCCCTCCGAGGGAATGATCTGCTCCCTGGCAGAACTGGGGCTGGCAAAGGAGTCTGCCGGAATTCACAGTTTTACCGGGGACGCCCTCCAGCCGGGCAGCGATGCCCGGCCACTCCTGGGACTGGATGATGTCATTCTGGATCTGACCTCCACGGCAAACCGGGCAGATGCCCTCAGTATGGTCGGCATTGCGCGAGAAATTGCTGCCCTGACAGGAGTGCCCCTGAAGCTACCCCAACCCACTCAGTTTTCTATTCCCCCTGGCAAAGGTAGCCTCAGCCTCAAAATTTCCGAGGCAAAAGCCTGTCCCACCTACATCGGAACTGTGATTGAACAGGTGACCATTGCCCCTTCTCCCCTCTGGCTGCAACAACGCTTACAGGCACTCGGAATCCGCCCGATTAACAACGTGGTCGATGCCACCAACTACATTCTGCTGGAATGGGGCCAACCCCTGCACGCCTTTGACCGCGATCGCCTGGTTGCGGTCAGCCAGAAGAAAGGCACTCTCCAAATTGGGGTTCGCTTCGCCGAAGCTGGCGAAACCCTCAAAACCCTGGACGGGCAGGAACGCAGCCTGACCGATCAGGCATTATTGATTACTGCCCATAATCACCCTGTTGCCCTTGCTGGAGTCATGGGCGGCGAGGAAACGGAAGTGTTTGATGGTACCCGGAACCTGATGCTGGAAGCCGCCTACTTTGATGCGGCAGCGATTCGGCGCTCTGCCCGCTCCCAGGGACTGCGGACGGAAGCCTCTGCCCGCTATGAGCGGGGGGTCAACCAGGCAGAACTGGAGCTTGCCTGTCGGCGAGCATTGGAGTTGATTACGGAACTGGCAGGGGGCGCGATCGCGGCTCAGGCAGTTGCCGATGCCGGGAATCAGACTTCGTTCACCCGTTCAATTGAACTGCGCCTGGATCGAGTCAATCAGGTTCTTGGTCCCGTCCTGGTGGGTGAAGAGATTGGGGAACTGCAACCCCCAGAGGTGGAGCGCATTTTGATTGCCCTGGGCTGCTCTGTGTCTCCCACCGCCAGTGAGCGGGTCTGGACAGTCAGCGTGCCCCCCTACCGCTACCGTGACCTGGAACGGGAGATTGACCTGATTGAGGAAATTGCCCGCGTTTACGGCTACAACAATTTCTGTGACACCCTGCCGGATAAGACTGAACCGGGCTACCTCACCATTGAGCAGAGCCTGACCCGGAAACTGCGGGAAGTTTTGCGCGCGGTTGGTTTAACGGAGGTGACCCACTACTCCCTGGGCAAACCAGAGGGGGATCGCCAGATCGTCCTGTCCAATCCCCTGTTTACTGAGTACTCTGCTCTGCGGACTGATTTGATGTCCGGGTTAATCGATGCGTTTCAATACAATCTGGAGCAGGGGAATGGTCCCCTGAATGCGTTTGAAATTGGGCGTGTCTTCTGGTCCGAGGAAGATGGGCTGACTGAGGCAGAGGCGGTGGGAGGGATTCTGGGCGGCGATCCGACCCGGGGTAAATGGCGGCAGGCCGGGCGAGAACAACCCATCACCTGGTTTGATGCCAAGGGGATGCTGGAGAGTGTGTTCACCCGGCTGGGGATTACCGTCGAGTACCAGCCTGATCGCCGCGATTCCCGACTCCATCCCGGTCGCACGGCGTCTCTCTGGGTGCGGGGCACTCGTCTGGGCACCTTTGGGCAACTCCATCCCCAACTGCGCCAGGAACGGGGACTGCCCGATGAGGTATATGTATTTGAACTGGACATGGATGTCCTGCTGGATGAAATGGATCAGGGTGATTCGCTGGTGCCCCTCTACAAGCCCTATTCCACCTATCCCCCGTCTGACCGTGACATTGCCTTCTTTGTGTCTACTCAAGTTTCGGTGGCAGAACTGGAACGGCTGATCACCAAAACGGGTAGAGGGTTGCTGGAGTCCGTTGAGCTGTTCGATGAGTACCGGGGTGAGAATGTTCCAGAAGGGCAACGCAGTCTTGCCTTCCGGCTGGTGTATCGAGCTGACGATCGCACCCTCACCGATGAGGACATTGAACCTGTCCACCAGAAAGTTCGAGAGGCACTGGTAGAGAAGTTCCGGGTTGATTTAAGGAGTTAG
- a CDS encoding deoxycytidylate deaminase, whose product MNPISSNPDFHQRPSWDEYFLMLAKLAATRSTCLAFPVGAVIVKDKQILATGYNGPPSGSAHCITQGYCYADLSSCDASKTMPSRAVHAEANAIAQAAKHGISTDGASIYVTLEPCLFCLKLLISAGIRDVLFETSFNSGPSTLIRDSFIEEGLVRLKQVQLSEGTAKKAAFSLLNPTSIANVNSIQSSSS is encoded by the coding sequence ATGAATCCAATTTCTTCAAATCCTGACTTCCACCAAAGACCATCCTGGGATGAATATTTTTTGATGCTGGCCAAACTAGCAGCCACCCGTTCAACCTGTTTAGCTTTCCCGGTGGGAGCTGTCATTGTGAAGGATAAACAGATTCTGGCAACGGGGTATAACGGTCCCCCCTCTGGCTCTGCCCACTGCATTACCCAGGGTTATTGCTATGCAGATCTGAGTAGTTGTGATGCCAGCAAAACAATGCCATCGCGGGCGGTTCATGCAGAGGCAAATGCGATCGCCCAGGCTGCCAAACACGGTATTTCAACGGATGGGGCAAGCATATACGTGACTTTAGAACCCTGTCTTTTCTGTCTGAAACTTCTGATCTCAGCCGGAATTCGAGATGTTTTGTTTGAAACCAGTTTTAATAGTGGACCCAGTACTCTGATCCGAGACTCTTTTATCGAGGAGGGGCTGGTTCGTTTGAAGCAAGTTCAATTGTCTGAGGGAACGGCTAAAAAAGCGGCGTTCTCTTTGCTGAATCCAACGTCGATCGCAAACGTCAATTCAATTCAGTCGAGTTCCAGTTGA
- a CDS encoding sensor histidine kinase — protein MSQQITDILTLTRAEVGKLEFTPEMFDLETFCHQLVEEMQSTRNRKLIFDSNGQTKRSFMDKKLLRSLLTNLLSNAIKYSPDEAPIYISLNCDDTLATFQIRDQGIGIPPEDQPRIYEIFYRGQNVGDITGTGLGLAVVKTCVDLHQGKITIDSKPGQGTIVTVTIPYRGDTFNQSG, from the coding sequence ATGAGCCAGCAAATTACAGATATTTTGACCCTGACCAGAGCAGAAGTTGGCAAACTGGAATTCACTCCAGAGATGTTTGACCTGGAAACCTTCTGCCATCAGCTAGTTGAGGAAATGCAATCGACCCGCAACCGGAAGTTGATCTTTGATAGCAATGGTCAGACGAAACGATCGTTTATGGATAAGAAACTGTTGCGGTCGCTACTAACCAACCTCCTCTCCAATGCGATTAAATATTCACCGGATGAAGCTCCTATATACATTTCCTTAAATTGCGATGACACCCTGGCAACCTTTCAAATTCGTGATCAGGGAATTGGGATTCCGCCAGAGGATCAGCCTCGCATCTATGAGATATTTTATCGGGGACAGAATGTGGGTGATATCACAGGGACAGGGTTAGGATTGGCCGTCGTGAAAACCTGTGTTGATTTACATCAAGGAAAGATAACCATCGACAGCAAACCTGGACAGGGAACGATCGTGACCGTCACCATACCCTATCGCGGGGACACCTTTAATCAATCAGGTTGA
- a CDS encoding dicarboxylate/amino acid:cation symporter: MNLSTLILSSLGVGIAFGALLNGVFPEAIAPVDHYLLTPLGSSFLRLIQFVVVPIVFSSLILGLTGIRDASQVGRFLLKLFTGYVLTATIAVSLGITMALLLKPGAGMTGLSLDVATSTTQRPSLIDWLVSLVPVNPLEALASGNLLQVIFSAALIGAGIQLAGEKSASLVNLVESIYIIFEKVLSIILYTAPIGVFALISSVIATQGFGLITRLLVYVVGMLLAFVVMMSIYTAMLFALKARPIEFFKSFFPTFSLGFGTASTNAVLPLALQDAQEHYGMNGAIASFAIPLGTVLKRDGSAIYQGFNALFIAQIYHVPLTVDLLVAIALSTLLVSFSTAGVPGSGIIMMATVLSAAGLPVEGVALVAGVDRLTDGFKTIVNITGNIVNAVLLSRWENQEFCLPEGKEVVSG, from the coding sequence ATGAATCTATCGACGCTCATACTGAGTTCGCTGGGCGTGGGAATTGCATTTGGCGCTCTGTTGAATGGGGTTTTCCCGGAGGCGATCGCACCAGTCGATCACTATCTTCTGACTCCCCTGGGCAGTAGTTTTCTGCGTCTGATCCAGTTTGTGGTTGTTCCGATTGTGTTTTCATCCTTGATTCTGGGGTTGACCGGGATTCGGGACGCTTCCCAGGTGGGGCGGTTTCTGCTGAAGCTATTTACGGGATATGTCCTGACGGCGACAATCGCAGTCTCATTGGGGATTACGATGGCACTCCTGCTGAAACCAGGAGCCGGCATGACTGGTTTATCTCTCGATGTGGCCACCAGCACAACCCAACGTCCATCCCTGATTGATTGGCTGGTCAGCCTGGTACCTGTCAACCCTCTGGAAGCACTGGCATCCGGGAACCTGCTCCAGGTGATTTTTTCCGCCGCACTGATTGGAGCAGGCATTCAACTGGCAGGGGAAAAATCAGCCAGCCTTGTCAACCTGGTTGAGAGTATCTACATCATCTTTGAAAAAGTCCTGTCCATCATTCTCTACACGGCACCCATCGGAGTTTTTGCTCTGATCAGCTCTGTCATTGCCACCCAGGGGTTTGGACTGATCACCCGACTGCTGGTTTATGTCGTAGGAATGCTGCTGGCATTTGTGGTAATGATGAGTATCTATACGGCGATGTTATTTGCCCTCAAAGCCAGGCCCATTGAGTTTTTCAAAAGTTTCTTTCCAACCTTTTCTCTGGGATTTGGTACGGCCAGTACGAATGCTGTCTTGCCGCTGGCGTTACAGGATGCCCAGGAACACTATGGCATGAATGGAGCGATCGCCAGTTTTGCCATCCCCCTGGGAACCGTGCTGAAGCGAGATGGCTCAGCAATTTATCAGGGATTCAATGCACTCTTTATTGCCCAGATTTACCATGTTCCGCTGACGGTTGACCTGCTGGTGGCGATCGCCCTCAGCACCCTGCTGGTTTCCTTTAGCACAGCCGGGGTTCCCGGTTCAGGCATCATTATGATGGCAACGGTGCTGTCAGCAGCGGGATTGCCTGTGGAAGGCGTTGCCCTGGTTGCCGGAGTTGACCGTCTGACCGATGGGTTCAAAACTATCGTCAATATCACGGGCAATATCGTCAATGCCGTCCTGTTGAGCCGCTGGGAGAATCAAGAATTTTGTTTACCAGAAGGGAAAGAGGTGGTCAGCGGGTAG
- a CDS encoding branched-chain amino acid ABC transporter permease, with translation MADFFNTYGFLIVSMLLGAILGLSLYLPLMAGQLSLASPGFYALGGYIAAILSTQVFKVPAGRLFPIPLVLLEMLIAGVFSGLLGIAVGIPALRLRGIYLAIATIAFVEILRILALNLEITGGAVGIFGIPQPFQTAIEYLWIAAPLLVLSTAFVYRLENIRVGRAFIAIREDELAADAMGINPTYFKVLAFTLGAILAGLVGALSAHFLNTWNARQGTFDASIIYLTFVLIGGSRIYLGPVLGGMVFTALPEVLRAVADIPGLPFWLAQFLRDGRLIIFGLLIVFGTIFFPQGLVTPELMKQWRKGKG, from the coding sequence GTGGCTGACTTTTTTAACACCTACGGTTTCCTGATTGTCTCGATGCTGCTGGGTGCAATTCTGGGACTGTCGTTGTATCTGCCCCTGATGGCAGGGCAGCTTTCCCTGGCAAGTCCAGGGTTTTATGCGCTGGGGGGGTACATTGCGGCAATTCTTTCAACGCAGGTATTTAAGGTGCCTGCTGGCAGGTTATTTCCAATTCCCCTGGTGTTACTGGAAATGCTGATTGCCGGGGTATTTTCGGGATTGCTGGGCATTGCGGTAGGAATTCCCGCCCTGCGGCTCCGGGGAATCTATCTGGCGATCGCCACCATCGCCTTCGTGGAAATTTTGCGCATCCTTGCCCTCAATCTGGAAATCACCGGCGGAGCGGTTGGAATTTTTGGCATCCCCCAACCGTTTCAAACAGCGATTGAATACCTGTGGATTGCCGCTCCCTTACTGGTGCTGAGCACAGCATTTGTCTATCGTCTGGAAAATATTCGGGTTGGACGTGCCTTCATTGCCATTCGCGAGGATGAACTGGCGGCTGATGCGATGGGCATCAACCCCACATACTTCAAGGTTCTGGCATTTACGCTGGGGGCAATTCTGGCTGGTCTGGTGGGTGCCCTCAGTGCCCACTTCCTGAATACCTGGAATGCGCGCCAGGGGACCTTCGATGCCAGTATTATTTACCTTACCTTTGTGTTAATTGGTGGTTCTCGCATCTATCTGGGACCTGTGCTGGGGGGGATGGTATTTACGGCCCTGCCAGAAGTATTGCGGGCAGTCGCTGACATACCAGGGCTTCCCTTCTGGCTGGCTCAATTTCTGCGGGACGGACGCCTGATCATCTTTGGGTTGCTGATTGTATTTGGGACTATCTTCTTTCCCCAGGGGCTGGTGACCCCAGAACTGATGAAGCAATGGAGAAAGGGTAAGGGGTGA
- a CDS encoding bifunctional folylpolyglutamate synthase/dihydrofolate synthase, translating into MSIDSLLHQFEHFGVHLGLESIQRLLANLGNPHEQVPIIHVAGSNGKGSVCAYLSAVLTEAGYRVGRYTSPHLVDWNERICLNEQPISSPDLEAVLRQVIAAIQPDKPSPTQFEVITAAAWLYFAQQQVDIAVVEVGLGGRLDATNVCDRPLVSVIVSLSREHWQRLGPTLADIAWEKAGILKPGCPAVIGQLPPEAKAVVDRRINELKCAAVYPEPAILVNEAREGERRKGEGGDKAQMGRWAVYQGIRYPLPLLGVVQLHNSALAIATLQILRYQGWQISDPAIAKGIAKTCWAGRLQWFTWNGHRILIDGAHNPASAVMLRQFVDGIEDERQQNLAEPGVHAHSSPIVHWVIGMLSTKDHVDVFRALLREGDRLYLVPVPDHSSADPEDLATLAQMICPTLASCQICPDVVTALNAATSELVKDPVSQFPLTVLCGSLYLIGHFFKLARSNGCEPQRH; encoded by the coding sequence TTGTCTATCGATTCCTTACTCCACCAATTTGAACATTTCGGCGTTCACCTGGGACTGGAAAGCATCCAGCGGCTCCTGGCAAATTTGGGCAACCCCCATGAACAGGTACCCATTATTCATGTTGCTGGAAGCAACGGCAAAGGCTCAGTTTGCGCCTATTTGTCCGCTGTACTGACTGAAGCAGGCTACCGGGTTGGTCGCTATACCTCTCCCCACCTGGTCGATTGGAATGAACGAATCTGTTTGAACGAGCAACCGATTTCATCCCCCGACCTGGAAGCCGTGCTGCGTCAGGTGATTGCTGCCATCCAACCGGATAAACCTTCACCAACGCAGTTTGAGGTGATTACAGCGGCGGCATGGCTCTATTTTGCCCAACAACAGGTGGATATTGCCGTGGTGGAAGTCGGTTTGGGCGGACGACTGGATGCTACCAATGTTTGCGATCGCCCCCTCGTCAGTGTCATCGTCTCCCTCAGTCGCGAACACTGGCAGCGTCTTGGGCCTACCCTGGCAGATATTGCCTGGGAAAAAGCTGGAATCCTCAAGCCAGGATGTCCTGCTGTGATTGGACAACTGCCCCCAGAAGCAAAAGCTGTGGTGGATAGACGGATTAATGAACTGAAATGTGCAGCGGTTTATCCGGAGCCTGCGATTCTGGTGAATGAAGCGAGAGAGGGGGAGAGGAGAAAAGGGGAAGGCGGAGACAAGGCGCAGATGGGCAGATGGGCGGTGTACCAGGGGATTCGCTATCCCCTGCCCCTGTTGGGAGTTGTTCAACTGCACAATTCAGCCCTGGCGATCGCGACTCTACAGATCCTCCGTTACCAGGGGTGGCAGATTTCAGACCCAGCGATCGCCAAGGGTATAGCTAAAACTTGCTGGGCAGGACGCCTGCAATGGTTCACCTGGAATGGGCATAGAATTCTGATTGATGGTGCCCATAACCCTGCCAGTGCAGTGATGCTCAGGCAATTTGTGGATGGGATAGAAGATGAGAGGCAGCAAAATTTAGCCGAACCAGGCGTACACGCCCACTCATCACCGATCGTACACTGGGTCATCGGCATGTTGTCCACGAAAGACCACGTGGATGTATTTAGAGCCTTGTTAAGGGAGGGCGATCGCCTCTACCTGGTCCCCGTCCCTGATCATAGCTCCGCTGATCCAGAAGATCTGGCAACCCTGGCTCAAATGATTTGCCCGACTCTAGCCAGTTGCCAGATCTGTCCGGATGTCGTGACCGCCCTGAATGCAGCAACCAGTGAACTGGTAAAAGACCCCGTCTCCCAATTCCCCTTGACTGTACTCTGTGGCTCACTTTATCTGATCGGACATTTCTTCAAACTTGCCCGCTCGAATGGATGTGAACCCCAAAGACACTGA
- the hemH gene encoding ferrochelatase yields the protein MGQVGVLLLNLGGPDKLEDVRPFLYNLFADPEIIRLPFPWLQRPLAWFISTMRVKKSQANYQLIGGGSPLRRITDEQAQALQTRLQQKGQDAIVYVGMRYWHPFTEEAIARIKRDRIEKLVILPLYPHFSISTSGSSFRLLERIWEKDAALQAIDYTVVQSWYDRPGYLEAMAQLIAQEIDQFPDPDQVHVFFSAHGVPVSYVEEAGDPYQKEIEDCVALIMHTLNRPNAHTLAYQSRVGPVEWLQPYTEDALKELAAQGVKDMVVVPISFVSEHIETLQEIDMEYREIAEEAGIENFHRVPALNTHPVFIDDLANMVLESMNAPRMKLSEVMHPQKQVKMYPPEQWEWGMTVSAEVWNGRLAMIGILAVLMELLLGRGPLHAIGLL from the coding sequence ATGGGTCAAGTTGGGGTTTTGCTATTAAATCTGGGTGGACCAGACAAGCTAGAAGATGTTCGTCCATTCCTCTATAACCTGTTTGCAGACCCCGAAATTATTCGGCTTCCGTTTCCCTGGCTTCAGCGTCCCCTGGCATGGTTCATTTCAACGATGCGGGTCAAGAAATCCCAGGCGAACTATCAACTGATTGGTGGTGGCTCTCCCCTGAGACGGATTACCGATGAGCAGGCTCAGGCGTTGCAGACCCGCTTGCAGCAGAAGGGGCAGGATGCCATTGTCTATGTTGGAATGCGCTACTGGCACCCGTTCACAGAAGAAGCGATCGCCCGTATCAAGCGCGATCGCATCGAAAAACTGGTGATTCTTCCCCTCTATCCCCACTTTTCCATCAGCACCAGCGGCTCCAGCTTCCGCCTCCTGGAAAGAATTTGGGAAAAAGATGCCGCCCTTCAGGCAATCGACTACACGGTAGTTCAATCCTGGTACGATCGACCGGGCTATCTGGAAGCCATGGCCCAACTGATTGCCCAGGAAATAGACCAGTTCCCTGACCCTGACCAGGTTCATGTCTTTTTCAGTGCCCACGGTGTCCCAGTTAGCTATGTCGAGGAAGCGGGGGATCCCTACCAGAAAGAAATCGAGGATTGTGTGGCACTGATCATGCACACCCTCAACCGCCCCAACGCCCATACTCTGGCTTACCAGAGCCGGGTGGGTCCTGTGGAGTGGTTGCAGCCTTACACGGAAGATGCACTCAAAGAACTGGCCGCGCAGGGCGTGAAGGATATGGTCGTCGTGCCAATTAGCTTTGTTTCAGAGCATATTGAAACCCTGCAAGAAATTGACATGGAATACCGGGAAATTGCTGAAGAAGCCGGGATTGAAAATTTCCATCGTGTGCCAGCCCTCAATACCCATCCTGTTTTCATTGACGATCTGGCAAATATGGTGCTGGAATCGATGAATGCTCCCCGGATGAAACTGTCGGAAGTAATGCACCCCCAAAAGCAGGTGAAGATGTATCCACCGGAGCAGTGGGAGTGGGGAATGACAGTTTCAGCGGAAGTGTGGAATGGTCGTCTGGCCATGATTGGAATTCTTGCAGTTCTGATGGAATTACTGCTGGGGCGGGGTCCACTCCATGCGATCGGGCTATTGTAA